The Bacteroidota bacterium genome has a window encoding:
- a CDS encoding GNAT family N-acetyltransferase gives MYEFVIQVADKQHIKYVDDILTNIADAAKIRGTGIAKRSPEYVKSKMLEDKAIIALTTDGKFAGFCYIESWGHQKFVANSGLIVVPEFRGYGLASKIKRKAFELSRKKFPYAKIFGLTTGLAVMKINSSLGYRPVTFSELTKDDEFWKGCESCVNHDILMRTRRMHCLCTAMLYDPMWEKPAEDAGKQDESTDSPFLSFAKWLKTKPNWLFNHKSPKMEKDTLKVE, from the coding sequence ATGTACGAATTTGTAATTCAGGTAGCAGACAAGCAACATATTAAGTATGTTGACGACATTTTGACAAACATTGCAGACGCAGCAAAAATCAGGGGTACTGGGATTGCCAAGCGTTCACCCGAATATGTTAAATCCAAGATGCTTGAAGACAAAGCCATCATCGCCTTAACCACTGACGGGAAGTTTGCAGGTTTTTGCTACATTGAATCTTGGGGGCATCAGAAATTTGTGGCCAATTCAGGATTAATCGTCGTTCCTGAATTCAGAGGTTATGGCCTGGCCAGTAAAATTAAAAGAAAAGCCTTTGAACTTTCCAGAAAGAAATTTCCTTACGCCAAAATTTTCGGCCTTACAACAGGTTTAGCCGTTATGAAAATTAACTCATCACTGGGATATAGACCTGTAACCTTCTCTGAACTGACCAAAGATGACGAATTCTGGAAAGGTTGTGAAAGCTGTGTTAACCACGATATTCTCATGCGTACACGCAGGATGCATTGCCTGTGCACAGCCATGTTGTATGATCCAATGTGGGAAAAACCTGCCGAAGATGCCGGCAAACAGGATGAAAGTACCGACAGTCCTTTCCTGAGTTTCGCCAAATGGCTTAAAACTAAACCCAACTGGCTTTTTAACCACAAAAGTCCTAAAATGGAAAAGGACACCCTGAAAGTAGAATAA
- a CDS encoding ArgR family transcriptional regulator, whose product MNNKTKRLITIQNIISKHKISTQEELLMKLEKEGFEYTQATLSRDLKFLKVGRKADKEKGNIYVLPETKNASEPLQKTGAYPINGFLSLAFSDHLAVIKTLPGYASVIASTIDRNNPYEIIGTLAGDDTILLIPAEGVSRSEIKNVLILLFPALAGNL is encoded by the coding sequence ATGAACAATAAGACAAAACGCCTGATAACCATTCAAAACATCATCAGTAAGCATAAGATCTCCACCCAGGAAGAGCTTTTGATGAAACTGGAAAAAGAAGGTTTTGAATATACCCAGGCCACCCTTTCAAGGGATTTGAAATTTCTGAAAGTGGGTCGCAAGGCCGATAAAGAGAAAGGCAATATCTATGTTTTGCCGGAGACAAAAAATGCCAGCGAGCCCTTGCAAAAGACAGGAGCTTATCCTATAAATGGCTTTTTGTCCCTTGCTTTTTCAGATCATCTGGCCGTGATCAAAACATTGCCCGGTTATGCCAGTGTGATTGCATCAACCATTGACCGGAATAATCCCTATGAAATTATAGGAACCCTTGCAGGAGACGACACCATTCTTCTGATTCCGGCAGAAGGGGTATCCAGAAGTGAAATAAAAAATGTATTAATTCTCCTTTTTCCTGCATTGGCCGGAAATTTATAA